From one Psilocybe cubensis strain MGC-MH-2018 chromosome 13, whole genome shotgun sequence genomic stretch:
- a CDS encoding L-lysine 2,3-aminomutase produces the protein MFGSMLPRYGLRSIFTSSTRSFRAVEGEAIKPIHRATYLPDLAPGDYTVTNPHPSIFDLQQANNVSNSPSHITGVTGVNLDIPYWKALRPWKDVEEDKFLSYQWQVSNSVQGEKKLREFLADVLPNNIPSSRTRVGNPNVAPITTAYAFIESVSDAISKAPMAIRLTPHILSVIDWSDPVNDPIRRQFIPLGSELLLDHHRLKLDSLNEEHDSPVKGLVHRYPTKALFLVGANTDTVTKNSLKPTKRRWDEVFNYIENTPQLNDIVVSGGDSFYLSPEQLYDIGKRLLEIPHIRRFRFATKGLAVVPCRILDPQDTWSAALIAISDMGKKMGKAVAVHTHFNHPNEITWITRLAAQKLFENGVTVRNQTVLLRGVNDNVAVMKRLIQNLADINILPYYVYQGDMVRGVEDLRTPLSTILDLEAQIRGSISGFMTPQFIVDLPGGGGKRLASSYKDYNRITGVSTFVAPAVTGDPNTVFKYHDPVWSIPSH, from the exons ATGTTCGGGTCAATGCTACCCAGATATGGATTAAGAAGCATATTTACTTCTTCAACACGGAGCTTTCGTGCTGTAGAAGGGGAGGCGATAAAACCCATTCATCGCGCCACTTACCTCCCTGACCTTGCTCCAGGAGATTATACTGTCACCAACCCTCATCCCAGCATATTTGACCTCCAACAGGCCAATAATGTTTCCAACTCCCCATCACATATAACTGGAGTGACTGGAGTAAATCTTGATATACCCTACTGGAAGGCGCTCCGACCTTGGAAAGATGTAGAGGAGGACAAGTTTCTCAGTTACCAATGGCAG GTTTCAAACAGCGTACAAGGGGAGAAGAAACTTCGAGAATTTCTTGCTGACGTGCTTCCCAACAATATCCCTTCATCCAGAACTAGAGTTGGAAACCCGAATGTCGCGCCAATTACCACAGCGTATGCATTCATAGAAAGCGTCTCTGATGCGATATCCAAAGCTCCCATGGCTATTCGATTGACACCGCATATATTGAGCGTCATTGACTGGTCGGATCCTGTGAACGATCCTATTCGGCGCCAGTTTATCCCGTTAGGAAGCGAACTATTACTCGATCATCACAGGCTAAAGCTTGATTCTCTCAACGAGGAGCACGATTCACCGGTTAAAGGCTTAGTCCATAGGTATCCCACCAAAGCCCTGTTTTTAG TTGGAGCCAATACTGACACTGTGACCAAAAACTCTCTCAAACCCACAAAGCGACGCTGGGACGAAGTTTTTAACTACATAGAAAATACTCCCCAACTCAACGATATAGTGGTGTCAGGAGGCGACTCCTTCTATCTTTCGCCTGAGCAACTCTACGACATCGGAAAGCGTTTGCTTGAAATCCCACACATCAGACGATTTCGGTTTGCGACAAAGGGCCTGGCAGTTGTCCCATGCCGCATTTTGGACCCTCAGGATACCTGGAGCGCTGCTTTAATCGCAATATCTGACATGGGAAAGAAGATGGGCAAGGCGGTTGCTGTCCACACCCATTTCAACCATCCAAATGAAATTACTTGGATTACCAGGCTGGCTGCTCAAAAGCTTTTCGAGAATGGGGTCACTGTGCGCAACCAGACAGTTCTTCTACGCGGAGTCAACGATAATGTGGCGGTAATGAAGAGGCTCATACAAAATTTGGCGGATATCAACATTCTGCCC TACTACGTTTATCAAGGAGATATGGTGCGAGGTGTAGAGGACCTTCGGACGCCGCTGTCAACAATACTTGATCTTGAAGCACAGATTCGTGGAAGCATCAGTGGCTTCATGACCCCACAGTTTATTGTAGACCTTCCGGGAGGGGGTGGCAAGCGTCTGGCTTCATCTTACAAAGATTACAACAGAATCACCGGGGTGTCCACGTTTGTGGCTCCAGCTGTTACGGGGGATCCCAACACCGTCTTCAAATACCATGACCCAGTATGGAGTATTCCAAGTCATTAG
- a CDS encoding Heat shock protein 16 codes for MSSVFFYEPFYDFDRLFDEAFARQGVPKNQVQQRNGAGDGAVRSFRPRMDLHEDSEKNLVTATFELPGLVKDNVNIDVHNNRLTVSAESKQDKEFQENGYAVRERQFGKFSRTLQLPAGVKSEEIKANMENGILTVTFPKSTPELAPKKITIA; via the exons ATGTCTAGCGTCTTCTTTTACGAACCATTCTACGACTTCGACCGCCTCTTTGACGAGGCTTTCGCTCGTCAAGGCGTGCCCAAAAATCAAGTCCAGCAACGAAACGGAGCTGGCGATGGCGCAGTGAGGTCTTTCAGACCAAG GATGGACCTCCACGAAGACTCTGAGAAGAACCTTGTCACGGCCACATTTGAACTTCCTGGACTTGTCAAGGACAATGTGAACATTGATGTTCACAACAATCGCCTGACTGTCTCTGCTGAATCTAAGCAAGACAAGGAGTTCCAGGAGAACGGATATGCCGTGCGCGAGAGACAGTTTGGCAAGTTCTCTCGTACTCTCCAGCTCCCCGCTGGTGTCAAG AGTGAGGAGATTAAAGCCAACATGGAGAACGGTATTCTCACCGTGACATTCCCGAAATCCACACCGGAGCTTGCACCAAAGAAAATCACCATTGCCTAA
- a CDS encoding D-alanine--D-alanine ligase, producing MPTPVLKIAFTYDSREEWLALGYSAEQCAEFDFDETIQRIAASLRKLGTVEMIGGLKALTKVLVKSKPDWDIVFNICEGFGGVGREAQVPALLEAWGIPFTFSDSATLGLCLDKAKTKMVLEHYGVPSAPYACVPPRNAWSKAAEMSVESVIQSSPHSQALKTFPLFAKPSAEGSGVGIQQANKVTDYEQLAKVVEDLSLRYPTQTILIERFLSGREFTVGILGTGSNARAIGVREIVFLKDNPNCPIDPATIVDNQDPELLELEVYSNSVKRAGAGANPQHVNMDLSSNPVAQRAAEVAVKAWKVLGCRDGGRVDIRYDSKDANAVPNCIEVNPLAGLRPGYSDFPLLAESIGIDYDQLISTIVHSALERSRLTAN from the exons ATGCCTACCCCTGTCCTTAAAATTGCGTTCACATATGACTCTCGAGAGGAATGGCTAGCGCTAGGATATTCTGCTGAACAATGTGCGGAGTTCGATTTCGACGAAACGATTCAGCGAATCGCAGCGTCCTTGCGAAAACTTGGGACAGTTGAAATGATTGGTGGTCTGAAAGCCCTGACAAAAGTGCTTGTTAAATCGAAGCCAGACTGGGACATCGTATTCAACATCTGTGAAGGATTCGGGGGCGTAGGACGAGAGGCTCAGGTGCCAGCATTGCTGGAGGCCTGGGGTATTCCATTCACATTCTCGGATTCGGCGACGCTTGGGTTGTGTCTTGACAAGGCAAAAACAAAG ATGGTCTTGGAGCATTACGGCGTACCTTCCGCACCATATGCGTGTGTGCCGCCCAGGAACGCATGGTCCAAAGCCGCCGAGATGTCTGTTGAATCCGTGATCCAAAGCTCGCCGCACAGTCAGGCATTAAAAACATTTCCTTTATTCGCTAAACCGAGTGCAGAGGGCAGCGGGGTTGGCATTCAACAAGCGAACAAGGTCACTGATTATGAGCAACTCGCAAAAGTAGTCGAGGACCTGTCACTGCGGTATCCGACACAGACTATACTCATTGAACGCTTCCTGAGCGGCCGTGAGTTCACGGTAGGCATCCTTGGGACAGGTTCCAACGCTCGAGCCATTGGCGTACGTGAGATAGTATTCTTGAAAGACAACCCGAATTGCCCCATTGACCCGGCCACTATTGTCGACAACCAAGACCCAGAACTACTTGAATTGGAGGTATACAGCAATAGCGTGAAGCGTGCAGGAGCGGGGGCCAACCCACAACATGTTAACATGGACCTTTCAAGCAATCCCGTAGCTCAACGGGCGGCTGAAGTTGCTGTCAAGGCTTGGAAAGTGCTCGGATGCAGAGACGGAGGGAGGGTGGACATCCGCTATGATTCAAAAGATGCTAACGCTGTTcccaactgcattgag GTCAACCCCCTCGCAGGATTGCGACCTGGGTACTCTGACTTTCCTCTGCTTGCCGAAAGTATCGGCATTGATTATGACCAGTTGATTTCCACCATCGTGCATAGTGCGTTGGAAAGAAGCAGACTGACCGCAAATTAG